In Halomarina salina, one DNA window encodes the following:
- a CDS encoding DUF7504 family protein — protein MDETPRAGDGGSPAVAATLQRLKREGASLLVTGEVGRAVRAQQTRRLLGSPSEERARVLALADDSSPSQYLPHPVTPTDDRVTVVEHADPLRSGATASAEPAPLNASVDPLADFHAATLAAIDAEGDAPGAFAPAELRVGLVGLGTLTDRYGPERCGRVVRSLGAAVREHRGMYHCHVAGPTAAPTVRTLQSAFDARIDLRQRDGLPPEQRWSFIDSDESTEWMLL, from the coding sequence GTGGACGAAACGCCGCGAGCAGGAGACGGAGGGTCGCCTGCGGTCGCCGCGACCCTCCAGCGGCTCAAACGCGAGGGAGCCAGCCTCCTCGTCACGGGAGAGGTGGGACGCGCAGTCCGGGCACAGCAGACGCGCCGACTGCTCGGGTCGCCGTCCGAGGAGCGCGCTCGCGTCCTCGCGCTGGCCGACGACTCCTCGCCGTCGCAGTACCTCCCTCACCCGGTCACGCCGACGGACGACCGGGTCACCGTCGTCGAGCACGCGGACCCCCTCCGGTCGGGAGCCACGGCCAGCGCCGAACCGGCCCCGTTGAACGCGTCGGTCGACCCGCTCGCCGACTTCCACGCCGCGACGCTCGCCGCCATCGACGCCGAGGGCGACGCGCCGGGGGCGTTCGCACCCGCCGAACTCCGGGTCGGCCTCGTCGGTCTCGGAACGCTGACCGACCGCTACGGTCCGGAGCGATGTGGTCGGGTCGTTCGGTCGCTCGGAGCCGCCGTGCGCGAGCACCGGGGGATGTACCACTGTCACGTCGCCGGTCCGACCGCCGCACCCACGGTGAGGACGCTCCAGTCCGCGTTCGACGCCCGCATCGACCTCCGGCAGCGCGACGGCCTCCCGCCGGAGCAGCGGTGGTCGTTCATCGACTCGGACGAATCGACCGAGTGGATGCTGTTATAG